The DNA region TATTCACGACCTAATTTTCCCAGTACAAAAGAAAACAACACCACTGGACCGGTTTTATTACCGGCCTGGTGGTGCTGTATTTTTTATTATTCACATTCAGCAAATATTTCTTCGACAGTATATGGGTTACCATCACATAATCTTGTTAATGCATCATATTCGTTGATTCCATTTCTTCGGCATGTTTCAATGTATGTACGAATCATTGCATAGTTATTTGCTGTTTTTGAAGATGCGAACTGACCTGACACCTTCATTTTTGTTTTCGTCCCACGTAGTGCTCGTTCTGAGAGATTATTTGTTGTAGGCAGACTGAAATCATATACCCAGGCGAAGTAATTGCTGCGATATTTTATGATTCTGCGTATCAGAGCGCGTTCCGGACCGCCTGAATATTTTGATGTATTCGCTTCTGCCAGCGTTTCTGCTCTTTGCAGAAGTTCTGTAAGCTTGCTTTCAAAATTTTCAAGATATCCATCATCAAATCGTGTTGTTCCTGCTTGTATCAGATTCTTTCGGTCTTTTATCGTTGCTGATATCAATGCTTTTATTTCAAGCAGTACTTCATGATTGGTTTCATCTGCAAGTTTCTGAAGATCGCGCTGCAAATGTGCATTACACTCAATATTTATGAACACAAAACGTTCATTGTAATTGATGCTGTTATGATCATGCATAACAGATGTTTCAGCAGAAAGATTTTCAAGTATTCCATCCAGAAGAATTCCGTTCATATCTTTGTTTTCATGGGCTGCAAAGAACGCGATTCTTTCGTCTCCGTAAAATCTCAGGCAGATTCTTTTGGTATCGGCGTAAACCACGGTATCATCCCAGTAAATGAGCAGTCTTTTAAGTAACTCCCTTCGCAAATCATTATGAAAAACTGCCAGTGCTTTGGCGGCTCTGGCCTGTACTTTAGCTACATACCCTTCACTCGGACTGATCTCTCCGTTTGTTATGCCCTGAAAGAATACAGGAACCTTATTTATTGACGAATTCATAATATTCAGCAAAACAAGTATCATTGCCTGTACGTTTGCTCCATATCTTACTTTCGTTCTTTTTTCAGGTGCCGTTCTGCTGATCACCAGGGTCCCGCAATTCTTACATTTGTAGACGTAATACTTATGCTTCACCCTCTTTACTTTAACTTCTACTTCTATTTCATAGCGATTTTCTGTTTTTCCGGTATATTCAAACTCATCTTTTTTGCATTTCGGACAACAGTCATCTTCAGTTAAACAATGTTCCGTTATATCAGTTATTGCTTCTTCTGCAGGTGGTTCAAGCTCTGATCTTTTATGCCCTGTTTGGCCTCCTTTGGAATTATCGGTTTCTTCTCTGCTGTTTGGTCTTGCTTTTGATTTCCCGATTGGTGTCTGCGATGTAGGCAGAGATGTATTGGTTCCATCTCTGTCCTGTACCGCTTTCATATGCCGGATCTCGGCTTTAAGTGTTTCTATTATGGTGTCTTTCTCGTCAAGTGCTTTTTGATATTCTTCGTCCTTCTTAGCAAGCTTTTTTTGATACTCACAGAACAAATCATAGTTTTCCTGTCTTAATTTACAGATTGTATCTATCTTTTCATCAAGCTCTTTGGTGTGATTTTCGCATTCAATTACAAGCTGTTCATACCAGATATCGCGTACTTTCTTCACTGCATTTTTTGATGACCGAACTTGTCTGCAAAGCTGTTTTATCCGCCTCTGATATCCAAGATATATGAGATGATGATTATGCTGCAGTTTTTTATATCTCTCACCATTTTCAAATTCTTTTACCAGACGTTTAAGTCTTTTATTTTCATATTGTAATGATGTATTGATAAAAAACTGCCTGTTCATAGCTTGCTTCCTGTTCTGTTTTATTTCTGTTCCAGCGCTCTTTCTGCTGATTCCTTTATGTTCAGTAAGTGATTTTTAAGAATAGCATTTTGTTTTTCAAGTTCGCTGATTCTTTTATCTTTCTGTATACTTTCTTCTTTTAGTTTTTTTATGATTTCCTTGTAATCCGGTTCTGCTGTTACCTTCGTTTCAACAGTATTGCTATTTGATTCTGATTTAGCCTTTCGTCCCGGCTTTCCTGTAGACGGTATCAGTTCTCCCGTTACCGGATCTTCCACTCCAAGATACTTGCGTATTGGTCTTGATTGTTTGGTTACAGGGTCGTAGTGTGA from Ruminococcus sp. HUN007 includes:
- a CDS encoding transposase, whose amino-acid sequence is MNRQFFINTSLQYENKRLKRLVKEFENGERYKKLQHNHHLIYLGYQRRIKQLCRQVRSSKNAVKKVRDIWYEQLVIECENHTKELDEKIDTICKLRQENYDLFCEYQKKLAKKDEEYQKALDEKDTIIETLKAEIRHMKAVQDRDGTNTSLPTSQTPIGKSKARPNSREETDNSKGGQTGHKRSELEPPAEEAITDITEHCLTEDDCCPKCKKDEFEYTGKTENRYEIEVEVKVKRVKHKYYVYKCKNCGTLVISRTAPEKRTKVRYGANVQAMILVLLNIMNSSINKVPVFFQGITNGEISPSEGYVAKVQARAAKALAVFHNDLRRELLKRLLIYWDDTVVYADTKRICLRFYGDERIAFFAAHENKDMNGILLDGILENLSAETSVMHDHNSINYNERFVFINIECNAHLQRDLQKLADETNHEVLLEIKALISATIKDRKNLIQAGTTRFDDGYLENFESKLTELLQRAETLAEANTSKYSGGPERALIRRIIKYRSNYFAWVYDFSLPTTNNLSERALRGTKTKMKVSGQFASSKTANNYAMIRTYIETCRRNGINEYDALTRLCDGNPYTVEEIFAECE